Proteins from one Nomia melanderi isolate GNS246 chromosome 3, iyNomMela1, whole genome shotgun sequence genomic window:
- the salm gene encoding spalt major isoform X5, translating to MSRRKQARPSRAHLEEDLAQGPLLINAVGNVNETREENDFTSDGEESGGAGIGGDEAVDLTASRSHQGDEDDKDQDDALEEDEEEGVDEQDEQEDDEEGSRKQMRHRQDAENNNNFVESGAAAGLFPPAGTSHVTLEALQNTKVAVAQFAATALAGGADSEAALQDLALLQSTLYTLQHQQVFQLQLISQLQQQLSITHNQSVQPQTVGEPSDNKEVSPSPIIHPKPLSSLTSPPSSRPPSHQQTSPAPMTPNLSQERPTPTSSASPLNLPLPSSNVTGTTAANSSSSGNSGSQVPMSHQMPPLCSISSSLASSIITNTDPPPLHEPNTLEMLQKRAQEVLDNASQGLLANNLADELAFRGGKGSRPSPYDSKSGGGRGEPFFKHRCRYCGKVFGSDSALQIHIRSHTGERPFKCNVCGSRFTTKGNLKVHFQRHTAKFPHVKMNPNPVPEHLDKYHPPLLQQIASGQRPMPSPPPPPPTSHHPTFHPAAAAAHGFLPPQPPLPLSLALPGMPPLYRSPVVAAHRDDQDVPENLSKPVTTAPTTSSPHSPAIVSNSRHSFHDNHQQQKQQQQQQQQPQQHQQQQIEQRDEIKLEHRSPMQEQYHQRPTSREAAERITPKKEPEEAEEPTEEESEDFEEASRRYLNSPQSSVNPLSQPQTYEDCSMDSKISGRLEADGDMEVDEEIEEQPENLSSRGTMNRLPQQVVAYPGASPASSSASSGSLQTSFAGILFPGPPAHHQIPHHAATSAVNAPAISANEMIDPAKDPAIYSSLLPRPGSNDNSWESLIEITKTSETSKLQQLVDNIEHKLTDPNQCVICHRVLSCKSALQMHYRTHTGERPFKCKICGRAFTTKGNLKTHMGVHRAKPPLRVLHQCPVCHKKFTNALVLQQHIRLHTGEPTELSPEQIQAGEVNEFPPGYPHHPLASFLPQGFPPIHPASAGFPLGFPPKLELKEDIQQQQHQQQQQRYPGDQSEEAEDQEDEEEDRREDDERCDVNRENRCEPEDEHDHESEENDHKDVSLPSFSTSLAALENQVRTITTIAASSAGNAGRSPPFHRYNGSEKSSSPPNPGAPLDLTPRASSTPATVASIPTPPPPPQTAPTHHPHPFGMFAGLLQAVSSSPSTSSIGSTSVNSVSSMNAMTPGSGAAGPLASLTTSAVLAATSTYNPLGLAVGGPAVRGNTTCNICYKTFACNSALEIHYRSHTKERPFKCTICDRGFSTKNDGSGQQTCNCTAQPLPDNSSITSPDSQYQTSCASNREKPKRRRRRPEERKNRGRRAAGGGRGLTPVYPAIRLPPLMSPALGLLPSAHSLLGNMKQHMLTHKIRDMPPHLFSDSKQQLQQQQPPEHESSRSPMCAEDVSLPPPPPPPPPPPPMPPTSIEQTIAVKRSPSEGELPAPKRPASAHGHSYVDQRGVATRPSNVPGSASPTNHAQGLGVSPAAAGSLLPVFTRAVP from the exons GAGAAGAAAATGACTTCACGTCGGACGGCGAGGAGAGCGGCGGAGCAGGAATCGGCGGCGACGAGGCCGTGGATCTCACCGCGTCCAGGTCGCATCAGGGCGACGAGGATGATAAGGACCAGGACGACGCTTTggaggaagacgaagaggaaggcGTGGACGAACAGGATGAACAGGAGGACGACGAGGAAGGCTCGCGTAAACAGATGCGTCACCGACAGGACGCGGAGAATAACAACAACTTCGTGGAGAGCGGCGCGGCCGCTGGCCTCTTCCCGCCAGCCGGGACCAGTCACGTCACCCTGGAAGCGCTGCAAAACACGAAGGTGGCGGTCGCACAATTCGCCGCGACAGCGCTAGCCGGTGGCGCGGACAGCGAGGCAGCTCTGCAGGACCTGGCGCTGCTGCAGAGCACATTGTACACGTTGCAACACCAGCAGGTGTTCCAATTGCAACTAATCAGCCAGCTCCAGCAGCAACTGTCCATCACGCACAACCAGTCGGTGCAGCCGCAAACGGTGGGCGAGCCCTCGGATAACAAAGAAGTATCCCCGTCGCCGATCATCCACCCCAAGCCTCTGTCAAGCCTGACGTCACCCCCGTCATCGCGTCCGCCGAGCCATCAGCAAACCTCGCCGGCTCCTATGACGCCTAATCTGTCCCAAGAACGCCCGACGCCGACCAGCAGCGCCTCGCCCTTGAATCTCCCGCTACCTTCGTCGAACGTGACCGGCACTACCGCCGCCAatagcagcagcagcggcaacAGCGGCAGCCAAGTGCCGATGTCCCATCAAATGCCGCCCCTGTGCTCCATCAGCTCGTCCCTCGCCTCGTCGATCATAACCAACACCGATCCACCGCCGTTGCACGAGCCAAACACCCTGGAGATGCTGCAGAAGAGAGCCCAGGAGGTACTCGACAACGCCAGCCAAGGTCTGCTGGCGAACAACCTCGCCGACGAGCTGGCGTTCAGGGGCGGCAAAGGGTCCCGCCCATCGCCGTACGACTCGAAGTCCGGCGGCGGCCGGGGCGAGCCGTTCTTCAAGCACCGGTGCCGCTACTGCGGCAAGGTGTTCGGCAGCGATTCGGCCCTCCAGATCCACATACGATCGCACACAGGTGAGCGACCCTTTAAATGCAACGTCTGCGGCAGCCGCTTCACCACGAAAGGGAACTTGAAGGTCCACTTCCAAAGGCACACGGCCAAGTTTCCACATGTTAAGATGAACCCGAATCCCGTTCCGGAACACCTGGACAAGTACCACCCGCCCCTGCTGCAGCAGATCGCCTCCGGTCAGAGACCGATGCCgtcaccgccaccgccgccacccacCTCTCATCATCCCACGTTTCacccggcggcggcggcggcacacGGTTTTCTACCTCCTCAGCCACCCCTGCCGCTCAGCCTTGCCCTGCCCGGTATGCCGCCCCTGTACAGATCGCCGGTAGTCGCTGCTCACCGGGACGACCAGGACGTACCGGAGAACCTAAGCAAACCCGTCACTACTGCCCCGACCACATCTTCTCCACATTCCCCCGCGATTGTGTCGAACTCTCGTCATTCCTTTCACGACAATCACCAACAACaaaagcagcagcagcagcagcagcaacagccgCAACAGCACCAGCAACAGCAGATCGAGCAGAGGGACGAGATCAAGCTGGAGCATCGGTCGCCTATGCAAGAGCAGTACCACCAACGGCCGACGAGTCGAGAGGCCGCTGAGAGGATAACCCCAAAGAAGGAGCCGGAAGAGGCTGAGGAGCCCACGGAAGAGGAAAGCGAGGACTTCGAGGAAGCATCCAGGAGGTATTTGAACTCACCCCAGTCGTCCGTGAACCCGCTCTCTCAGCCGCAAACCTACGAAGACTGCAGCATGGACAGCAAGATTAGCGGAAGGTTAGAGGCAGACGGTGACATGGAAGTCGACGAGGAGATCGAGGAGCAGCCAGAAAACCTATCCAGTCGGGGAACAATGAACCGTCTGCCGCAGCAGGTCGTTGCTTATCCAGGAGCTTCTCCAGCCAGCAGTAGCGCTAGCAGCGGCAGCCTTCAGACGTCTTTCGCTGGAATCCTCTTTCCCGGTCCACCAGCCCATCACCAGATACCCCACCACGCAGCGACCTCGGCCGTAAACGCGCCCGCGATCTCCGCCAACGAAATGATTGATCCCGCGAAGGATCCGGCCATTTATTCCAGTCTCCTACCGCGACCGGGCAGCAATGACAACTCCTGGGAAAGCTTGATCGAGATCACGAAGACCTCGGAGACGTCGAAGTTGCAGCAGCTGGTTGACAACATCGAGCACAAACTGACCGATCCCAACCAATGCGTGATCTGCCACCGCGTCTTGTCCTGCAAGAGCGCGCTCCAGATGCACTACAGAACCCACACCGGTGAACGACCGTTCAAATGCAAAATATGCGGTCGCGCATTCACCACCAAGGGCAATCTGAAGACGCACATGGGTGTGCACAGAGCGAAACCACCACTGAGGGTACTACACCAGTGCCCCGTCTGCCACAAAAAGTTCACGAACGCACTGGTACTGCAGCAGCACATACGCTTACACACGGGCGAGCCGACTGAGCTCAGCCCGGAGCAGATACAGGCCGGCGAGGTGAACGAGTTCCCGCCCGGTTATCCTCACCACCCGTTAGCATCGTTCCTACCGCAAGGGTTTCCGCCGATACATCCCGCCAGCGCGGGATTTCCTCTAGGTTTTCCACCGAAATTGGAGCTGAAAGAAGACATCCAACAGCAAcagcaccagcagcagcagcagaggTACCCGGGAGATCAGAGTGAAGAAGCGGAGGATCAAGAGGACGAGGAAGAGGATCGTAGGGAAGACGACGAACGATGTGACGTGAACCGCGAAAATCGGTGCGAGCCAGAAGACGAGCATGATCACGAAAGCGAGGAGAATGATCATAAGGACGTCTCTTTGCCCAGTTTCTCTACTTCCCTCGCGGCTCTAGAGAACCAAGTGCGGACTATCACCACGATAGCTGCTTCGAGCGCAGGGAACGCCGGTAGGTCGCCACCGTTTCACCGGTACAACGGCAGCGAGAAGAGCAGTAGCCCGCCGAACCCCGGTGCTCCCCTAGATCTGACCCCAAGGGCGTCCTCGACTCCAGCCACCGTGGCATCGAtaccgacgccgccgccgcctcctcaGACGGCTCCGACACACCATCCACACCCATTCGGCATGTTCGCAGGCCTACTGCAAGCGGTCTCCTCGTCGCCATCCACCAGCAGCATAGGATCCACGAGCGTGAATAGTGTCAGTTCGATGAACGCTATGACACCGGGATCCGGCGCCGCTGGGCCCCTGGCGTCGCTAACCACGTCGGCCGTGTTGGCTGCCACGTCCACCTACAATCCGCTCGGCCTGGCTGTCGGAGGGCCAGCAG TGCGTGGAAACACCACATGTAATATCTGCTACAAGACATTTGCGTGCAACTCCGCGCTGGAGATTCATTACCGGAGCCACACGAAGGAGCGACCTTTCAAATGCACCATATGCGACCGAGGCTTTTCCACAAAG AATGACGGTTCCGGTCAGCAAACATGCAACTGCACAGCGCAACCGTTGCCCGATAATAGTTCGATCACTTCACCCGATTCCCAATATCAAACATCGTGCGCCAGTAATCGAGAGAAACCGAAACGCAGGCGGCGGCGGCCTGAGGAACGGAAGAACCGGGGGCGGAGAGCTGCCGGAGGGGGGCGGGGGCTGACACCTGTCTATCCTGCCATCCGCCTACCCCCGCTGATGTCACCCGCCCTCGGACTTCTACCCTCGGCGCACAGCCTCCTG GGTAACATGAAGCAGCACATGCTGACCCACAAAATCCGTGATATGCCACCGCATCTGTTCAGCGACTCGAAGCAGCAACttcagcagcagcagccgccgGAGCACGAGAGCTCGAGGAGTCCTATGTGCGCGGAGGACGTTAGCCTgcctccgcctccgccgcctccgcctccACCACCGCCGATGCCGCCAACATCGATAGAGCAGACGATCGCGGTGAAGAGATCCCCGTCCGAAGGAGAGCTGCCAGCGCCAAAGAGACCAGCCA GTGCACATGGGCACTCATATGTGGACCAACGGGGCGTCGCGACGAGGCCGTCGAATGTCCCTGGATCTGCCTCCCCTACCAATCACGCCCAAGGACTCGGAGTTTCTCCAGCGGCGGCCGGATCTCTTTTACCCGTATTTACCCGCGCCGTTCCTTAA
- the salm gene encoding spalt major isoform X3, which translates to MSRRKQARPSRAHLEEDLAQGPLLINAVGNVNETREENDFTSDGEESGGAGIGGDEAVDLTASRSHQGDEDDKDQDDALEEDEEEGVDEQDEQEDDEEGSRKQMRHRQDAENNNNFVESGAAAGLFPPAGTSHVTLEALQNTKVAVAQFAATALAGGADSEAALQDLALLQSTLYTLQHQQVFQLQLISQLQQQLSITHNQSVQPQTVGEPSDNKEVSPSPIIHPKPLSSLTSPPSSRPPSHQQTSPAPMTPNLSQERPTPTSSASPLNLPLPSSNVTGTTAANSSSSGNSGSQVPMSHQMPPLCSISSSLASSIITNTDPPPLHEPNTLEMLQKRAQEVLDNASQGLLANNLADELAFRGGKGSRPSPYDSKSGGGRGEPFFKHRCRYCGKVFGSDSALQIHIRSHTGERPFKCNVCGSRFTTKGNLKVHFQRHTAKFPHVKMNPNPVPEHLDKYHPPLLQQIASGQRPMPSPPPPPPTSHHPTFHPAAAAAHGFLPPQPPLPLSLALPGMPPLYRSPVVAAHRDDQDVPENLSKPVTTAPTTSSPHSPAIVSNSRHSFHDNHQQQKQQQQQQQQPQQHQQQQIEQRDEIKLEHRSPMQEQYHQRPTSREAAERITPKKEPEEAEEPTEEESEDFEEASRRYLNSPQSSVNPLSQPQTYEDCSMDSKISGRLEADGDMEVDEEIEEQPENLSSRGTMNRLPQQVVAYPGASPASSSASSGSLQTSFAGILFPGPPAHHQIPHHAATSAVNAPAISANEMIDPAKDPAIYSSLLPRPGSNDNSWESLIEITKTSETSKLQQLVDNIEHKLTDPNQCVICHRVLSCKSALQMHYRTHTGERPFKCKICGRAFTTKGNLKTHMGVHRAKPPLRVLHQCPVCHKKFTNALVLQQHIRLHTGEPTELSPEQIQAGEVNEFPPGYPHHPLASFLPQGFPPIHPASAGFPLGFPPKLELKEDIQQQQHQQQQQRYPGDQSEEAEDQEDEEEDRREDDERCDVNRENRCEPEDEHDHESEENDHKDVSLPSFSTSLAALENQVRTITTIAASSAGNAGRSPPFHRYNGSEKSSSPPNPGAPLDLTPRASSTPATVASIPTPPPPPQTAPTHHPHPFGMFAGLLQAVSSSPSTSSIGSTSVNSVSSMNAMTPGSGAAGPLASLTTSAVLAATSTYNPLGLAVGGPAVRGNTTCNICYKTFACNSALEIHYRSHTKERPFKCTICDRGFSTKGNMKQHMLTHKIRDMPPHLFSDSKQQLQQQQPPEHESSRSPMCAEDVSLPPPPPPPPPPPPMPPTSIEQTIAVKRSPSEGELPAPKRPASVPSKHLCQICNKNFSSSSALQIHMRTHTGDKPFRCTVCQKAFTTKGNLKVHMGTHMWTNGASRRGRRMSLDLPPLPITPKDSEFLQRRPDLFYPYLPAPFLNGVQQKLNEISVIQSNNGLPGHSVATGKYAGLFGSVYATGAGFPLDKQPMAATSNGPLVDGKSSIPSGSMLFQTSSPSHSPSTPSSNGSNQNSSGVPSWTGDGLQHHYDREPSNRSEGDSTPPSTRLPPPPAARGEGLAT; encoded by the exons GAGAAGAAAATGACTTCACGTCGGACGGCGAGGAGAGCGGCGGAGCAGGAATCGGCGGCGACGAGGCCGTGGATCTCACCGCGTCCAGGTCGCATCAGGGCGACGAGGATGATAAGGACCAGGACGACGCTTTggaggaagacgaagaggaaggcGTGGACGAACAGGATGAACAGGAGGACGACGAGGAAGGCTCGCGTAAACAGATGCGTCACCGACAGGACGCGGAGAATAACAACAACTTCGTGGAGAGCGGCGCGGCCGCTGGCCTCTTCCCGCCAGCCGGGACCAGTCACGTCACCCTGGAAGCGCTGCAAAACACGAAGGTGGCGGTCGCACAATTCGCCGCGACAGCGCTAGCCGGTGGCGCGGACAGCGAGGCAGCTCTGCAGGACCTGGCGCTGCTGCAGAGCACATTGTACACGTTGCAACACCAGCAGGTGTTCCAATTGCAACTAATCAGCCAGCTCCAGCAGCAACTGTCCATCACGCACAACCAGTCGGTGCAGCCGCAAACGGTGGGCGAGCCCTCGGATAACAAAGAAGTATCCCCGTCGCCGATCATCCACCCCAAGCCTCTGTCAAGCCTGACGTCACCCCCGTCATCGCGTCCGCCGAGCCATCAGCAAACCTCGCCGGCTCCTATGACGCCTAATCTGTCCCAAGAACGCCCGACGCCGACCAGCAGCGCCTCGCCCTTGAATCTCCCGCTACCTTCGTCGAACGTGACCGGCACTACCGCCGCCAatagcagcagcagcggcaacAGCGGCAGCCAAGTGCCGATGTCCCATCAAATGCCGCCCCTGTGCTCCATCAGCTCGTCCCTCGCCTCGTCGATCATAACCAACACCGATCCACCGCCGTTGCACGAGCCAAACACCCTGGAGATGCTGCAGAAGAGAGCCCAGGAGGTACTCGACAACGCCAGCCAAGGTCTGCTGGCGAACAACCTCGCCGACGAGCTGGCGTTCAGGGGCGGCAAAGGGTCCCGCCCATCGCCGTACGACTCGAAGTCCGGCGGCGGCCGGGGCGAGCCGTTCTTCAAGCACCGGTGCCGCTACTGCGGCAAGGTGTTCGGCAGCGATTCGGCCCTCCAGATCCACATACGATCGCACACAGGTGAGCGACCCTTTAAATGCAACGTCTGCGGCAGCCGCTTCACCACGAAAGGGAACTTGAAGGTCCACTTCCAAAGGCACACGGCCAAGTTTCCACATGTTAAGATGAACCCGAATCCCGTTCCGGAACACCTGGACAAGTACCACCCGCCCCTGCTGCAGCAGATCGCCTCCGGTCAGAGACCGATGCCgtcaccgccaccgccgccacccacCTCTCATCATCCCACGTTTCacccggcggcggcggcggcacacGGTTTTCTACCTCCTCAGCCACCCCTGCCGCTCAGCCTTGCCCTGCCCGGTATGCCGCCCCTGTACAGATCGCCGGTAGTCGCTGCTCACCGGGACGACCAGGACGTACCGGAGAACCTAAGCAAACCCGTCACTACTGCCCCGACCACATCTTCTCCACATTCCCCCGCGATTGTGTCGAACTCTCGTCATTCCTTTCACGACAATCACCAACAACaaaagcagcagcagcagcagcagcaacagccgCAACAGCACCAGCAACAGCAGATCGAGCAGAGGGACGAGATCAAGCTGGAGCATCGGTCGCCTATGCAAGAGCAGTACCACCAACGGCCGACGAGTCGAGAGGCCGCTGAGAGGATAACCCCAAAGAAGGAGCCGGAAGAGGCTGAGGAGCCCACGGAAGAGGAAAGCGAGGACTTCGAGGAAGCATCCAGGAGGTATTTGAACTCACCCCAGTCGTCCGTGAACCCGCTCTCTCAGCCGCAAACCTACGAAGACTGCAGCATGGACAGCAAGATTAGCGGAAGGTTAGAGGCAGACGGTGACATGGAAGTCGACGAGGAGATCGAGGAGCAGCCAGAAAACCTATCCAGTCGGGGAACAATGAACCGTCTGCCGCAGCAGGTCGTTGCTTATCCAGGAGCTTCTCCAGCCAGCAGTAGCGCTAGCAGCGGCAGCCTTCAGACGTCTTTCGCTGGAATCCTCTTTCCCGGTCCACCAGCCCATCACCAGATACCCCACCACGCAGCGACCTCGGCCGTAAACGCGCCCGCGATCTCCGCCAACGAAATGATTGATCCCGCGAAGGATCCGGCCATTTATTCCAGTCTCCTACCGCGACCGGGCAGCAATGACAACTCCTGGGAAAGCTTGATCGAGATCACGAAGACCTCGGAGACGTCGAAGTTGCAGCAGCTGGTTGACAACATCGAGCACAAACTGACCGATCCCAACCAATGCGTGATCTGCCACCGCGTCTTGTCCTGCAAGAGCGCGCTCCAGATGCACTACAGAACCCACACCGGTGAACGACCGTTCAAATGCAAAATATGCGGTCGCGCATTCACCACCAAGGGCAATCTGAAGACGCACATGGGTGTGCACAGAGCGAAACCACCACTGAGGGTACTACACCAGTGCCCCGTCTGCCACAAAAAGTTCACGAACGCACTGGTACTGCAGCAGCACATACGCTTACACACGGGCGAGCCGACTGAGCTCAGCCCGGAGCAGATACAGGCCGGCGAGGTGAACGAGTTCCCGCCCGGTTATCCTCACCACCCGTTAGCATCGTTCCTACCGCAAGGGTTTCCGCCGATACATCCCGCCAGCGCGGGATTTCCTCTAGGTTTTCCACCGAAATTGGAGCTGAAAGAAGACATCCAACAGCAAcagcaccagcagcagcagcagaggTACCCGGGAGATCAGAGTGAAGAAGCGGAGGATCAAGAGGACGAGGAAGAGGATCGTAGGGAAGACGACGAACGATGTGACGTGAACCGCGAAAATCGGTGCGAGCCAGAAGACGAGCATGATCACGAAAGCGAGGAGAATGATCATAAGGACGTCTCTTTGCCCAGTTTCTCTACTTCCCTCGCGGCTCTAGAGAACCAAGTGCGGACTATCACCACGATAGCTGCTTCGAGCGCAGGGAACGCCGGTAGGTCGCCACCGTTTCACCGGTACAACGGCAGCGAGAAGAGCAGTAGCCCGCCGAACCCCGGTGCTCCCCTAGATCTGACCCCAAGGGCGTCCTCGACTCCAGCCACCGTGGCATCGAtaccgacgccgccgccgcctcctcaGACGGCTCCGACACACCATCCACACCCATTCGGCATGTTCGCAGGCCTACTGCAAGCGGTCTCCTCGTCGCCATCCACCAGCAGCATAGGATCCACGAGCGTGAATAGTGTCAGTTCGATGAACGCTATGACACCGGGATCCGGCGCCGCTGGGCCCCTGGCGTCGCTAACCACGTCGGCCGTGTTGGCTGCCACGTCCACCTACAATCCGCTCGGCCTGGCTGTCGGAGGGCCAGCAG TGCGTGGAAACACCACATGTAATATCTGCTACAAGACATTTGCGTGCAACTCCGCGCTGGAGATTCATTACCGGAGCCACACGAAGGAGCGACCTTTCAAATGCACCATATGCGACCGAGGCTTTTCCACAAAG GGTAACATGAAGCAGCACATGCTGACCCACAAAATCCGTGATATGCCACCGCATCTGTTCAGCGACTCGAAGCAGCAACttcagcagcagcagccgccgGAGCACGAGAGCTCGAGGAGTCCTATGTGCGCGGAGGACGTTAGCCTgcctccgcctccgccgcctccgcctccACCACCGCCGATGCCGCCAACATCGATAGAGCAGACGATCGCGGTGAAGAGATCCCCGTCCGAAGGAGAGCTGCCAGCGCCAAAGAGACCAGCCA GCGTGCCGAGCAAACACTTGTGCCAGATTTGCAATAAGAATTTCTCCTCGTCCTCGGCGCTACAGATCCATATGAGAACCCACACGGGCGACAAACCGTTCCGGTGCACCGTCTGCCAGAAGGCGTTCACCACCAAGGGCAATCTGAAG GTGCACATGGGCACTCATATGTGGACCAACGGGGCGTCGCGACGAGGCCGTCGAATGTCCCTGGATCTGCCTCCCCTACCAATCACGCCCAAGGACTCGGAGTTTCTCCAGCGGCGGCCGGATCTCTTTTACCCGTATTTACCCGCGCCGTTCCTTAACGGCGTGCAGCAGAAG TTGAACGAGATCTCGGTGATCCAAAGTAACAACGGCCTTCCGGGCCATTCTGTGGCGACCGGCAAGTACGCGGGCCTGTTTGGCTCGGTGTACGCGACCGGGGCTGGGTTCCCTTTGGACAAACAACCTATGGCGGCTACAAGCAATGGGCCCCTGGTCGACGGGAAATCATCGATTCCATCTGGGTCCATGCTCTTCCAGACGTCCTCGCCGTCCCATTCGCCTAGCACGCCGTCTTCTAACGGTAGCAACCAGAACTCGTCGGGGGTCCCCAGTTGGACAGGTGACGGGCTGCAGCATCACTACGACAGAGAGCCTTCGAATCGATCAGAAGGCGACTCGACACCACCGTCTACGCGACTCCCGCCGCCCCCAGCGGCCAGAGGCGAAGGGTTGGCCACGTGA